Proteins encoded by one window of Salmonirosea aquatica:
- a CDS encoding ABC transporter ATP-binding protein, which yields MMKTRKNTKTAEPAIENGPVIAIRDLYKSFGDLHVLKGIDLDVNKGENVVVLGRSGTGKSVLIKIISGLLKADRGSVKVLGQEVGELDEKQLRELRMKIGFSFQNSALYDSMTVRENLEFPLVRNVKNLSRAEINKSVEEVLESVGLARTINQMPSELSGGQRKRIGIARTLIMNPDIMLYDEPTAGLDPTTCIEINELINEVKEKYHTSSILITHDLTCAKMTGDRLAMLLDGTFAKVGTFEEVFSTDDERIKSFYDYNFTENEV from the coding sequence ATGATGAAGACAAGAAAGAATACTAAAACGGCTGAACCAGCGATTGAAAACGGACCGGTTATTGCGATCCGGGATCTGTACAAATCGTTCGGCGATTTGCACGTATTGAAGGGTATTGACCTGGATGTGAATAAAGGAGAAAATGTAGTGGTACTCGGACGTTCGGGGACAGGAAAGTCGGTCTTGATTAAGATTATTTCCGGACTTCTGAAAGCGGATCGGGGTAGTGTGAAGGTACTGGGGCAGGAGGTAGGTGAGCTGGATGAAAAACAACTGCGCGAACTACGGATGAAAATTGGATTTTCTTTCCAGAATAGCGCGCTGTACGACAGTATGACGGTTCGCGAAAACCTGGAATTTCCGCTGGTGCGGAATGTGAAAAACCTCAGCCGGGCCGAAATCAATAAGTCCGTCGAAGAGGTACTTGAATCGGTGGGGTTGGCCCGCACGATCAACCAAATGCCGTCGGAACTCTCGGGCGGACAGCGCAAGCGGATCGGTATTGCCCGCACCCTGATCATGAATCCCGACATCATGCTCTACGACGAACCTACCGCCGGTCTCGACCCTACCACCTGCATCGAGATCAATGAGCTTATCAACGAAGTGAAGGAAAAGTACCACACCAGTTCGATCCTGATTACCCACGACCTGACCTGCGCCAAAATGACGGGCGACCGCCTGGCGATGTTGCTGGATGGTACCTTTGCCAAGGTGGGTACCTTTGAAGAGGTTTTCAGCACCGACGATGAGCGCATCAAAAGTTTTTACGACTATAATTTTACGGAGAATGAAGTGTGA
- a CDS encoding type II toxin-antitoxin system RelE family toxin gives MAKYLVQLSKKAQKQLDKLPDSVADPILRAIYSLESEPRPFGFKKLKGRDGYRIRIGNYRVIYEVIDSLLIVEVITLGHRKDIYE, from the coding sequence ATGGCTAAATACTTGGTTCAGTTGTCTAAAAAAGCCCAAAAGCAATTAGACAAATTGCCTGATTCTGTTGCTGATCCTATCCTGAGGGCAATCTATTCTCTAGAAAGCGAGCCACGTCCATTCGGCTTCAAAAAGCTGAAAGGCAGAGACGGTTACCGTATCCGAATCGGAAACTATCGGGTCATCTACGAGGTAATCGACTCTCTGCTCATTGTTGAAGTGATCACGTTAGGACACCGGAAAGATATTTATGAATAA
- a CDS encoding DUF1361 domain-containing protein codes for MKRSLSWWQRAGLSIANPPLFALESIYPLLMLAVLSLLAFAFHFIRIQFSEAVDFSLDWNLLLSWIPLLIAFLARYLSKNMGPLPWVIGMLSVVWLAFFPNAPYMITDLVHLSVNYESDRTWHDAIMLFYYAQISLINGLVSLYWFHGAWNRTYSKRVGTILLFLSFPLGGLGVYLGRILRINSWDLFHKPGQFFLNVFENLYDRTALLLIVEFGLLLGTLYAMLWGLLKFRARRQNRVS; via the coding sequence TTGAAACGGAGTTTGTCGTGGTGGCAAAGGGCAGGTTTGAGTATCGCCAATCCACCCCTATTTGCGTTAGAAAGTATTTATCCGCTGCTGATGCTGGCCGTGTTGAGCCTGCTCGCCTTCGCCTTTCACTTCATCCGTATTCAGTTCAGTGAAGCCGTGGATTTTTCGCTCGACTGGAACCTGCTGCTGAGCTGGATACCCCTGCTCATTGCTTTTCTAGCAAGGTACCTTTCCAAAAACATGGGTCCTCTACCCTGGGTGATCGGGATGCTCAGCGTGGTATGGCTGGCGTTTTTTCCCAATGCCCCCTACATGATCACCGACCTGGTGCACTTGTCGGTCAATTATGAGAGCGACCGCACCTGGCACGACGCCATCATGCTTTTTTATTACGCCCAGATCAGCCTGATCAATGGGCTGGTTTCGTTATACTGGTTTCACGGAGCCTGGAACCGCACCTATTCCAAGCGCGTGGGGACGATTCTATTGTTTCTGAGTTTCCCTTTGGGTGGATTGGGGGTATATCTGGGACGTATTCTGCGCATCAACAGTTGGGACTTGTTTCACAAACCCGGCCAATTTTTCCTGAATGTATTTGAAAATCTGTACGACCGTACCGCCCTGTTGCTGATCGTGGAGTTTGGGTTGCTACTGGGTACCCTCTACGCCATGCTCTGGGGTTTGTTGAAATTCAGAGCCAGGAGGCAAAACAGGGTATCATAA
- a CDS encoding outer membrane protein assembly factor BamB family protein: MTLNSMVPKTLRYNTRLYGSRAFFQGVLFLLLLGGLFNCKRPEDKVLKDADGVVTKLPHIWKSSTSLDGAKNTSMFAQHVYNNRFVLAAERAATSNASTAEGLCLKRIEDGRNAWMWNDRFDKTESADVRNYKVYTYQNLLFYKNSFRFYCIDQETGKTVWRKEWGRNFDSQITTTGLGPHFYFTGTPPEIYAKKRWEESIYQGNMATGEVREIAKLKTFPDSVWHDPGGFAWIARGRMIEPFTKELDTLLLVSYDLPDIRPYYQNTPGSGYLSLYNLSKRKWIYERVPLLSDIKLGIESESGGGNYPNIIGNKVYFAVGMWVGCYELMTGKRVWFKRLTPASLFSDMIVAEGKLLANGMNAQLYALDPETGNTLWTQRSSGIGSALHYQDGVVYYIASQDLLATRVSDGKLLWKLLCPDYYTEGKDYTWFMGFVTGIPGQGGQKGKIFASTQLNVYCFEAAQ, translated from the coding sequence TTGACATTAAATTCCATGGTACCTAAAACGCTACGATACAATACCAGACTTTACGGCTCGCGGGCATTTTTTCAAGGGGTACTATTTTTACTCCTATTGGGCGGTCTTTTCAATTGCAAAAGGCCAGAGGACAAGGTATTGAAGGATGCAGATGGGGTAGTCACCAAACTACCCCACATCTGGAAATCTTCCACCAGCCTTGACGGTGCGAAAAATACAAGCATGTTTGCTCAACACGTATATAATAATCGTTTTGTGTTGGCTGCAGAACGGGCAGCTACCTCTAATGCCTCCACTGCGGAGGGACTCTGCCTCAAACGAATAGAAGATGGTCGAAACGCTTGGATGTGGAACGACCGATTTGACAAAACCGAATCGGCTGACGTGCGTAACTATAAGGTTTATACTTACCAGAACCTGCTATTTTACAAGAACTCTTTTCGATTCTACTGCATTGACCAAGAAACTGGTAAGACGGTCTGGCGAAAAGAGTGGGGTAGAAACTTTGACTCACAGATTACCACCACCGGACTGGGACCACATTTTTATTTTACAGGTACACCGCCAGAGATTTACGCAAAAAAACGTTGGGAGGAGAGCATCTACCAGGGCAACATGGCTACAGGTGAAGTGCGGGAAATAGCCAAACTGAAAACCTTCCCCGACAGCGTATGGCACGATCCGGGGGGCTTTGCATGGATTGCTCGAGGTCGTATGATTGAACCCTTCACAAAGGAATTAGATACCCTGCTTTTAGTAAGCTACGATTTGCCGGATATACGACCTTATTACCAAAACACCCCAGGTTCAGGCTATTTAAGCCTATATAATCTCTCAAAGCGAAAGTGGATATATGAAAGAGTTCCTCTCCTGAGTGATATTAAGCTAGGTATAGAATCTGAATCAGGTGGTGGCAATTACCCTAATATAATCGGTAATAAAGTATATTTTGCCGTTGGCATGTGGGTAGGTTGCTACGAACTGATGACGGGTAAGCGCGTATGGTTCAAGCGCCTTACCCCGGCCAGCCTTTTCAGTGACATGATCGTGGCCGAAGGCAAGCTGCTGGCCAACGGCATGAATGCACAGCTTTATGCCCTTGATCCAGAAACGGGCAATACGCTTTGGACGCAACGGTCCAGCGGCATTGGCAGTGCGCTGCACTACCAGGATGGGGTGGTGTACTACATTGCCAGCCAGGATCTATTGGCTACCCGAGTTTCCGATGGAAAACTGCTGTGGAAACTGCTTTGCCCCGACTACTACACCGAAGGAAAGGATTATACTTGGTTCATGGGCTTCGTGACGGGTATACCGGGCCAGGGTGGCCAGAAAGGGAAGATTTTCGCTAGTACGCAGTTGAATGTCTACTGTTTCGAGGCAGCGCAGTAA
- a CDS encoding DUF7010 family protein, which produces MDKSKSSDQTNQIETISHAQSDMRAGYANGSVGIIVSGFIWLISALVVFKFSDKYGIWTLLIGGMFIYPLSVVLAKILGQKGTHTEGNPLANLAMEGTIFMLMCLPLAFGLSLQHSEWFFQAMLLIIGGRYLTFASIYGNRLYWILGGILGISAYLLFGFGIKSLGSAMTGSLIEISFGLFMLITFRKAT; this is translated from the coding sequence ATGGACAAGAGTAAATCAAGCGATCAAACCAACCAAATCGAGACAATAAGTCACGCGCAAAGCGATATGCGGGCAGGTTATGCCAATGGCTCTGTGGGTATCATTGTTTCAGGCTTTATCTGGCTTATATCAGCCCTGGTGGTTTTTAAGTTTTCCGATAAATATGGTATTTGGACACTTTTGATTGGTGGAATGTTTATCTACCCGTTGAGCGTAGTTCTGGCTAAAATATTGGGTCAAAAGGGTACGCATACCGAAGGGAATCCGTTGGCTAACTTAGCTATGGAAGGCACCATATTCATGCTGATGTGTTTGCCGCTTGCTTTCGGACTTTCATTACAACATAGTGAATGGTTTTTTCAGGCTATGCTGCTAATTATTGGGGGAAGATATCTGACTTTTGCCTCTATCTACGGGAATAGACTTTACTGGATTTTAGGAGGTATTTTGGGAATTTCGGCCTACTTATTGTTTGGTTTTGGCATAAAATCCCTGGGTTCGGCCATGACGGGTTCGCTTATCGAAATTTCTTTTGGACTATTTATGCTCATCACTTTTCGTAAAGCAACTTAA
- a CDS encoding asparagine synthetase B — MGTILLLLLTSISYANYILIPMDDRQANHLKAYGIAYSVLKDGLDLDWLLNYRGGSYLIKSVSTIEKECRVRGVTYEMISDAKAAAILTEIAVPEINMEAVKLHKAARIAVYSPIKIGPATFEYNDAVLLALKYAEIPFEVVYDQEILDGDLAKYDWLHLHHEDFTGQFGRNLRRMSQEDIRAQEDIAKKYNFAKVSQMKLAVAKKIKEFCAGGGYLFAMCSGAETFDIALAAEGVDIVDAQFDGDGIDPKAQSKLDFDKTFAFENFELQLDNGYGGMWFSDINASMGSYGFGESEDVFSLFDFSAKWDVIPAMLVQNHEFQIREFSGQTSAFTKRTVKSNVLVMGQSKASDRYLYGEIGSGQWTFYGGHDPEGRRGGHRMNTDLNLYPHSPGYRLILNNVLFPSAKKKKRKT, encoded by the coding sequence ATGGGAACGATACTGCTCCTCTTGTTGACCTCCATCAGTTATGCCAATTATATCCTGATCCCGATGGACGACCGACAGGCCAACCACCTGAAGGCGTACGGCATTGCCTATTCGGTGCTTAAAGATGGACTTGACCTGGACTGGCTGCTCAATTACCGCGGGGGCAGCTACCTCATCAAATCGGTATCGACCATCGAAAAGGAATGCCGCGTACGGGGGGTAACTTACGAAATGATTTCCGACGCCAAAGCCGCCGCTATTTTGACAGAAATCGCAGTACCGGAAATTAACATGGAAGCCGTGAAACTGCACAAAGCCGCGCGGATCGCGGTCTATTCGCCGATCAAGATTGGCCCGGCCACCTTTGAGTACAACGACGCCGTGCTGCTGGCGCTCAAATACGCCGAGATACCCTTTGAGGTAGTCTACGACCAGGAAATTCTGGATGGCGACCTGGCCAAGTACGACTGGCTGCACCTGCACCACGAGGATTTTACGGGGCAGTTTGGCCGGAACCTGCGGCGCATGTCGCAGGAGGACATCCGGGCGCAGGAAGATATCGCCAAAAAATACAACTTCGCCAAAGTGTCGCAAATGAAGCTGGCGGTAGCCAAAAAAATCAAGGAATTCTGCGCGGGTGGGGGGTACCTGTTCGCGATGTGTTCCGGTGCCGAAACGTTCGACATTGCTCTGGCCGCCGAAGGTGTCGACATAGTGGATGCCCAATTTGATGGTGATGGCATCGATCCCAAAGCCCAATCCAAGCTGGATTTTGATAAAACCTTCGCCTTCGAAAATTTTGAATTACAACTCGACAACGGCTACGGCGGCATGTGGTTTTCCGACATCAACGCTTCGATGGGTAGCTATGGGTTCGGCGAATCCGAGGATGTTTTTTCCTTGTTCGATTTCTCGGCCAAATGGGATGTAATCCCCGCCATGCTGGTGCAGAACCATGAGTTTCAGATTCGCGAATTCAGTGGACAGACCTCGGCTTTTACCAAACGCACCGTCAAATCCAATGTGCTGGTGATGGGGCAAAGCAAAGCGTCGGATAGGTACCTTTACGGAGAAATCGGCTCGGGACAGTGGACATTCTATGGCGGGCACGATCCCGAAGGGCGGCGCGGCGGCCACCGCATGAATACCGACCTCAATCTGTATCCCCACTCCCCGGGGTACCGCCTCATCCTGAATAACGTACTGTTTCCTTCGGCCAAGAAGAAAAAGCGAAAAACTTAA
- a CDS encoding alpha/beta hydrolase family protein yields MNALLRKIGLKVPGLPLVLLLCAWSAVGQNAPTLVAGIPVNYDEAKVPAYTLPDPLVLQNGKKVESAQTWHQKRRPEILSLFESEQFGKTPERKKARFPVFEKGTLVFNDKAIRKQITIYFTEDTAHYKADLLLYLPAQAEKPAPVLLQIGFSPNSLAVNDPDIRKGLMWNREGKQVPDSTGRRFGSFDVEKFIVNGIGVATIYYGAIEPDFPQGIKYGIRGHYLKPGTTYPAPDEWGTISAWAWGLSHVMDYLETDQQVDSEKVALYGVSRLGKTVLWAGAQDQRFGMVIASCSGEGGAALSRRQYGETIKHMTDSTRYFYQFSGNRAHYGDAPESSPVDGHMLISLIAPRPLLLLTGDTDNWSDPKGEFAAAVAAGPVYKLLGKKGLETTVWPAAGKPILHDLGYYMHAGGHGTLPADFDIILDFIRMHFMKK; encoded by the coding sequence ATGAACGCCCTGCTAAGAAAAATCGGCCTGAAGGTACCCGGCCTCCCGCTCGTCCTACTGCTCTGCGCATGGTCCGCAGTGGGTCAGAATGCTCCCACGCTAGTGGCCGGTATTCCAGTCAACTATGACGAAGCCAAGGTACCTGCGTACACACTTCCCGATCCGCTGGTGTTGCAAAACGGTAAAAAGGTGGAAAGCGCCCAAACCTGGCACCAAAAAAGACGGCCGGAAATTCTTAGTTTATTTGAAAGTGAACAGTTTGGAAAAACGCCCGAACGAAAGAAAGCCCGCTTTCCGGTATTTGAAAAAGGTACCCTGGTGTTCAATGATAAGGCCATCCGGAAGCAGATCACGATTTATTTCACCGAGGACACGGCCCACTACAAGGCCGATCTGCTCCTGTACCTGCCGGCCCAGGCAGAAAAACCTGCCCCCGTACTTCTCCAGATCGGATTTTCACCCAACAGCCTGGCCGTGAACGATCCGGACATCCGGAAAGGCCTGATGTGGAACCGCGAGGGAAAGCAGGTACCTGACTCCACAGGCCGCCGGTTCGGGTCGTTCGACGTTGAAAAATTCATTGTCAATGGAATCGGCGTCGCCACTATTTACTACGGTGCCATCGAACCCGACTTTCCGCAGGGAATAAAATACGGGATACGAGGCCACTATCTGAAACCCGGCACTACCTACCCGGCCCCTGACGAATGGGGAACGATTTCGGCCTGGGCGTGGGGCCTGAGCCATGTTATGGACTATCTTGAAACCGACCAACAGGTGGATTCCGAAAAAGTGGCCCTCTACGGCGTGTCCCGCCTGGGGAAAACGGTACTTTGGGCCGGTGCGCAGGACCAAAGGTTCGGGATGGTGATTGCGAGTTGTTCCGGCGAAGGCGGCGCGGCCCTCTCCCGGCGTCAGTACGGCGAAACGATCAAACACATGACCGATTCGACCCGGTACTTTTATCAATTTAGCGGCAACCGCGCCCACTACGGTGATGCTCCTGAGTCCTCACCCGTGGATGGTCATATGCTGATTTCACTGATTGCGCCAAGGCCTTTGCTCTTGCTCACCGGCGACACAGACAACTGGTCGGACCCCAAGGGCGAGTTTGCGGCAGCGGTGGCCGCCGGGCCGGTGTACAAGCTACTGGGTAAAAAAGGCCTAGAAACGACGGTATGGCCCGCGGCGGGAAAGCCGATTCTGCACGATCTGGGCTACTACATGCACGCGGGGGGACACGGTACCCTGCCCGCCGACTTTGACATTATTCTCGATTTTATCAGGATGCACTTTATGAAAAAGTAA
- a CDS encoding MlaD family protein has product MSKVPNPQRRAVTVGLFVLIGLIIFVAGVLTIGGMRKSFVSKIEAKSIFDDVNGLKAGNNIWFSGVKVGTVKDIHFYGDSQVEVILNIEEKSQQYIRKDAQVKISTDGLIGNKIVVIEGGTTKAEPIQDGDVLRVKKEDSQEDIMNTLQANNKNILAITDDFKEISSRIRKGEGSVGKLLADEDLYKNLEVTMASLQRAANQAQTMTTSLNAYTAKLNKPGGLANDVVTDTLIMANVRRTVSELNETAATARAMVAGLKQTTQELSNDLANNKNNAVGLLLRDENTATDIKTTIQNLESSSEKLDESMEALQHNFLLRGFFRKQEKRAEKEKVVVDSIQLKAQVVQ; this is encoded by the coding sequence ATGAGTAAAGTACCTAATCCCCAGCGACGTGCCGTAACGGTTGGTTTGTTCGTCCTGATCGGCCTGATCATTTTTGTAGCGGGTGTACTGACCATAGGGGGCATGCGAAAATCCTTTGTGTCAAAAATTGAAGCCAAATCCATATTTGACGATGTGAACGGCCTCAAAGCCGGGAATAATATCTGGTTTTCGGGGGTGAAGGTAGGTACCGTGAAAGACATCCACTTTTATGGCGACTCTCAGGTAGAGGTTATTCTCAACATCGAAGAAAAATCACAGCAGTATATCCGCAAGGATGCCCAGGTTAAAATCAGTACCGACGGTCTGATCGGAAACAAAATTGTGGTGATTGAAGGGGGTACCACCAAGGCCGAGCCGATTCAGGATGGCGATGTGCTTCGGGTCAAGAAAGAAGACAGCCAGGAAGATATTATGAATACCCTGCAAGCCAATAACAAAAACATCCTGGCCATTACGGATGATTTCAAGGAAATCAGCAGCAGGATCCGTAAGGGCGAAGGGTCGGTGGGTAAGCTGCTGGCCGATGAAGATTTGTACAAAAACCTGGAAGTGACGATGGCATCGTTGCAGCGGGCGGCCAATCAGGCCCAGACGATGACTACCTCGCTGAACGCCTACACGGCCAAGCTCAACAAACCAGGCGGACTCGCCAATGACGTGGTAACGGATACGCTGATCATGGCCAATGTGCGGCGTACGGTATCGGAACTCAATGAAACCGCCGCCACGGCCCGTGCCATGGTGGCAGGCCTGAAGCAGACTACCCAGGAGCTGTCCAACGACCTTGCTAATAACAAGAATAATGCCGTTGGTTTGCTGCTTCGTGACGAAAATACGGCTACCGATATCAAAACCACGATCCAGAATCTGGAAAGTAGCTCGGAAAAACTGGACGAAAGCATGGAAGCCCTGCAACACAATTTCCTGCTGCGTGGTTTTTTCCGGAAACAGGAAAAGCGAGCTGAAAAAGAGAAAGTAGTGGTCGATTCGATCCAGCTGAAAGCGCAGGTAGTTCAATGA
- a CDS encoding DEAD/DEAH box helicase, protein MQFKDFALHGDILNAVDAMNFSQATPIQELAIPQILDGKDLIACAQTGTGKTAAYLIPTLDYITQHPQNKVTALIIVPTRELATQIDGQVQGLGYFCNATSIAVYGGTKGPEWDQQRKAFEQGADIIIATPGRLMAHMQLGYVDFSAIKFLILDEADRMLDMGFLGDIMAILKSVPEDRQTLMFSATMPPKIGELAKRILRDPGEIKLSVSKPAEGIDQQFYMATENQKLPLLMHLLKEANNPSLVLFTSRRSSVDTIVRALRRKGFKAEGISSDSEQAQREVVLRDFKNREFPILVATDVLSRGIDIDNLSHVVNYDLPRDPEDYVHRIGRTARAESKGTSITFIGEMDKRGVQNIERLLERPVTIISMTEELGLGSAPVFGARGTSHDRNDRSRGRKPKGTPGRGGSPRNATDARPAAPRTPTESKPESPTAGGEPKRRRKSRNNRNKKKGTSAPSGESSGHADVKSADLA, encoded by the coding sequence TTGCAATTTAAAGACTTCGCCCTCCACGGCGATATACTCAATGCCGTGGACGCCATGAATTTCAGCCAGGCTACCCCCATCCAGGAACTTGCCATTCCCCAGATTCTCGACGGAAAAGACCTCATCGCCTGCGCCCAGACCGGTACCGGCAAAACGGCCGCCTACCTCATCCCTACCCTCGACTACATCACCCAACATCCGCAAAACAAGGTGACGGCGCTCATCATCGTGCCCACGCGCGAGCTGGCCACCCAGATCGACGGACAGGTACAGGGGCTGGGGTACTTCTGCAATGCTACGAGCATCGCCGTGTACGGCGGTACCAAGGGTCCCGAATGGGACCAGCAGCGGAAGGCTTTCGAGCAGGGGGCCGACATCATTATCGCCACGCCTGGCCGTCTGATGGCCCACATGCAGCTAGGGTACGTGGATTTCAGTGCCATCAAGTTTCTGATTCTCGACGAGGCCGACCGGATGCTCGACATGGGTTTCCTGGGCGATATTATGGCGATTCTGAAATCGGTACCCGAGGATCGGCAGACGCTGATGTTTTCGGCGACCATGCCGCCCAAAATCGGGGAACTGGCCAAGCGCATTCTGCGTGATCCGGGTGAAATCAAACTCTCGGTTTCCAAGCCCGCCGAAGGCATCGACCAGCAGTTTTATATGGCGACGGAAAATCAAAAGCTACCTCTGCTGATGCATCTGCTGAAAGAGGCAAATAACCCGAGTCTGGTACTTTTTACCTCCCGTCGCTCGTCGGTGGATACCATCGTTCGCGCTTTGCGCCGGAAAGGATTCAAAGCTGAAGGTATCTCGTCTGACTCGGAGCAAGCCCAGCGCGAAGTGGTACTACGGGACTTCAAAAACCGTGAGTTCCCGATCCTGGTGGCGACCGACGTGCTTTCGCGCGGCATCGACATCGATAATCTCAGCCACGTGGTCAATTACGACCTACCCCGCGACCCCGAGGATTATGTGCACCGGATTGGCCGTACGGCCCGCGCCGAATCGAAGGGTACCTCCATCACCTTCATCGGAGAAATGGACAAACGCGGCGTGCAGAACATCGAGCGGTTGCTGGAACGTCCCGTCACTATTATTTCCATGACCGAGGAACTGGGCCTGGGCTCCGCGCCGGTATTTGGCGCGCGAGGTACCTCCCATGACCGCAATGACCGGTCGCGAGGACGCAAGCCCAAAGGTACCCCTGGCCGTGGTGGTTCTCCCCGGAATGCCACCGATGCGCGCCCGGCCGCACCCCGTACCCCTACCGAAAGTAAGCCCGAATCACCTACGGCTGGAGGGGAGCCCAAGCGCCGGAGGAAATCCCGCAACAACCGAAACAAGAAGAAAGGGACGTCGGCTCCTTCCGGTGAATCATCGGGCCATGCGGATGTCAAATCGGCTGATCTGGCCTGA
- a CDS encoding MlaE family ABC transporter permease, with translation MSSSTKSTLISKRIDENLLMFYDAWQFMTRFFRELFRGRPEFQEIVRQCFQIGYKSLPLISLTGFVTGMVFTKQSRPSLMEFGATSWLPSLVSIAIVRALAPLITSLISAGRVGSSIGAELGSMRVTEQIDAMEVSAVNPFKFLVVTRVIATTISIPILSFYCAIVGLMGSFLDVTLNEETNIVAFFKSAFEQITFLDINSALIKAICYGFTIGMVGCYKGYNASQGTQGVGRAANASVVLSMFLIFMEEVAIVQVTNWFR, from the coding sequence ATGAGTTCCAGTACCAAAAGCACCCTAATTTCAAAAAGAATCGATGAAAACCTGCTCATGTTTTATGATGCATGGCAGTTCATGACGCGTTTTTTTCGGGAACTGTTCCGAGGAAGGCCTGAATTTCAGGAGATTGTAAGGCAATGTTTCCAAATTGGCTATAAGTCGCTTCCTCTAATTTCGCTCACGGGATTCGTCACGGGAATGGTATTTACCAAGCAATCGCGGCCTTCGCTGATGGAGTTCGGAGCTACCTCGTGGCTCCCTTCGCTGGTTTCCATTGCCATCGTGCGGGCGCTGGCTCCGCTCATTACGTCGCTGATCAGCGCCGGGCGGGTCGGATCGAGCATCGGCGCCGAGCTGGGTTCCATGCGCGTGACCGAACAAATCGACGCCATGGAGGTATCCGCCGTGAATCCCTTCAAATTTCTGGTCGTGACACGGGTGATCGCTACCACCATTAGTATTCCGATCCTGTCGTTTTACTGTGCGATCGTGGGGCTGATGGGTTCATTCCTGGATGTGACCCTGAATGAAGAAACCAATATCGTGGCTTTTTTCAAGAGCGCCTTTGAACAAATCACCTTTCTGGATATCAACTCCGCACTTATCAAAGCGATCTGTTACGGCTTCACCATTGGTATGGTGGGTTGTTACAAGGGCTACAACGCCAGCCAGGGTACCCAGGGGGTAGGTAGGGCGGCCAACGCTTCGGTGGTACTGTCCATGTTTCTGATTTTTATGGAAGAAGTAGCTATCGTGCAGGTAACCAACTGGTTTAGATGA
- a CDS encoding sugar phosphate isomerase/epimerase family protein, producing the protein MKRRDFVNTTLATTGLLPALQAAARPIAPQGVPAAGFSLKILATNWGYQGTLDELCAAVKKEGYDGLELWWTDKPEARKEMVAALKKHGLEVGFLCGGSQSDFGAHLAAFKKAIDGASTFKELKPLYINCHSGRDYFSYDQNKAFIDYTTQASVQSGIPIFHETHRSRMLFAAHIARNFMEQNPALRLTLDISHWCNVHESLLQDQAETVALALSRAGHIHARVGHPEGPQVNDPRAPEWEQAVQAHLAWWDAVVADKKKNGQPLTILTEFGPPHYLPTVPFTNQPLADQWAINVYMMRMLRERYA; encoded by the coding sequence ATGAAACGCAGAGATTTTGTAAACACCACCCTAGCCACCACCGGACTTCTGCCCGCCTTGCAGGCGGCAGCCCGGCCGATTGCTCCGCAGGGGGTACCTGCCGCCGGCTTCTCCCTGAAAATTCTGGCCACCAACTGGGGCTACCAGGGTACCCTTGACGAACTCTGTGCGGCAGTAAAAAAGGAAGGCTACGACGGACTGGAACTCTGGTGGACCGACAAACCCGAAGCCCGGAAAGAAATGGTGGCGGCGCTGAAAAAGCACGGTCTGGAGGTAGGTTTCCTCTGCGGCGGCAGTCAGTCCGATTTTGGGGCGCATTTGGCCGCTTTCAAAAAAGCCATCGACGGCGCGAGTACCTTCAAGGAATTGAAACCCCTCTACATCAATTGCCACAGCGGGCGCGACTACTTCTCGTACGACCAAAACAAAGCTTTCATCGATTACACCACGCAGGCTTCGGTGCAAAGTGGTATCCCGATTTTCCACGAAACCCATCGCAGCCGGATGCTGTTCGCGGCGCACATAGCCCGAAATTTTATGGAACAAAATCCGGCGCTTCGCCTGACGCTGGATATCTCGCACTGGTGCAATGTCCACGAATCGCTCTTGCAGGATCAGGCCGAAACCGTGGCGCTGGCGCTGAGCCGCGCGGGCCATATCCACGCTCGGGTAGGCCATCCCGAAGGCCCGCAGGTCAATGATCCGCGGGCACCGGAGTGGGAGCAGGCCGTGCAGGCGCACCTGGCCTGGTGGGATGCCGTGGTGGCCGATAAGAAAAAAAACGGCCAACCGCTGACCATTCTCACCGAGTTTGGTCCGCCGCATTACTTACCTACGGTACCCTTCACCAATCAACCCCTGGCCGATCAGTGGGCCATCAACGTATATATGATGCGGATGCTCCGGGAACGATACGCTTGA